The following is a genomic window from Mustela lutreola isolate mMusLut2 chromosome 5, mMusLut2.pri, whole genome shotgun sequence.
CGGAGACCCCGCCCCCAGGAGGCCGGGAGGGGCGGAGCTTCCCGCGATCCTTATAAAGGCGCTCGCCCGCCGTCATCGCGGCCCGGTTAGTCCCCAGCCTCCCGACAGGCAGTGATGGCGTCGCTCACCGTGAAGGCCTACCTTCTGGGCAAGGAGGAGGCGTCCCGCGAGATCCGCCGCTTCAGCTTCTGCTTCAGCGCCGAGGCCGAGGCCGAGGCCGAGGCGGGGGGCGCGGCCGGGCCCGGGCCCTGCGAGCGTCTGCTGAGCCGGGTGGCCGCCCTGTTCCCGGTGCTGCGGCCCGGCGGCTTCCAGACGCACTACCGCGGTGAGCGGGCCGGGCGCCCTCGGGGGGCTGCGGGGAGCCGTGACGCCGGCTGGCCGGGCAgcacggggcggggcgggcggctgcctctgctcctccgGCCTGGGGGCGcccgcggggtgggggtgggggtggccctcTCGGCGGGGGCCGGGGTCGCAGACCCGGGGgcgccggcccctcccccctccctgccgTGATGTCGCAGGTCGGGGCCTGGGCGCACTGGGGCGTCCTCGCCTGCCGGCGACGGGCACTCGCGTTACGCTGACCGCTTGCTGCGGCCGAGTCGGGGCTGCCTCGGGCCCGGGAAGAGCCGGCCGGCCGCGGAGGAAGGGCTGGCGGGGGAGGCGGGCCAACCAGCACGGGGGCGCGTGCAGGCGGCTCGTGCGGGCGGGCGAGCCAGCCGGGGGCGGCGCTGGCGGCGTGGAGGAGCGGGCGGGAACGGCCTAGGAGCGTCCGAGGCCGGCTTGGGTGCAGACGTTCTCCCGCCTGCCGTGGGCAGGGCGACCCAGTCGGGCCGTCCTGCAGCAGGTCAGCGGAGATGCCCAGGAACGCGCTCCGTCTCTTGCGGCGCGGGTGTGGGCTCTGGCCTCTGAGGGTGGGGACGGGGGAGCCGGTCGGGGCCGGGAGGGGGCGGGCAGCCAAGGCCGGCCCCAGGGAGGGGCAGTGCCGGGCCCTCCCTAGGAGCGCTGCCAGCTGGCCCACCCTGTTCctggcttgtttgtttttgtgacaGCTTCATGGAGCTTTAATCTACTTCCCGTGTAACTCCCCCATTGCGGGAACAGTTCTAGACTAGAGCCTTTTACATCATCTGAGAAAGGGCCTAAGGTTTACCTAAGGCATAGGtagctctcctcctcctctgctctaaGCAACCGCTAATGTTTTTCTTGATTGATTTCCTTATTCTGGACGTTTCCTGTGGACAAGGAGCCctctattttccttctcttttgcaaCCGGCTTGTACTCAGCGTAACATTTTCGAGGTTTAGGGGTGTTGTAGCTTGTGTCTggacttcattcatttttgtgcTGAATAACAGGCCATTCTACGCACATAACCACGTTTTGTTCGTCCGCTCCTTAGCTGGTGGGGGTTTGGGTTATCACTTTTTGACGCTGTGCTTGTTCTTATGGAAGATGTTGTGTCCTGGGCCCACAGAGCTGCCCCAGCCTGCAGGTGCGGGGGCTAGTTTGGCCTGCATGGTGGGACTTCAGCACCGTTTGCTAAACTGAAAATCAGAGAGTACATTACAAATCCTGTAGCTTTATTGGGGGCGGAAGCAGGCAGGTGGACTCCTCTTCTTGGCTTTCCTAAAAAGCCAAAGGCCCAAGGCCTTTGGAGGGGCTGGGCCCCCAGGAATCCATCACGGGTGGGGGTCTGCTACAGTTGAAGATGGGTCTTGGCCTGGCCAGACATGGACCGAGGCAGTGCCTGCTTAAGGGGCTGCTGGCTCAGAGGCAGAGTGGCAGCTGCAGTACGCCCCCCCAGCCGCCCCCCGCCCTCAGCAACCCCCATTTGCTGGCACATGCTCTTTCTCCCGTGGGAACCCAGGGCCCATGTCGGAGAGCTTACCTTCCAGGCAGTGTCACAGTGAGTGGGCAGTCTGGCCTCCACCCCACCGGGCACTGGCTCACTCAGGTGTGCCTCAGTTCCTAGGCCTGCAGATGCCCCTCTAGTACCAGCCTGCGTCCTTCTCAGCAGCTTGGGTCCAATTGAGAAGCCTCTGGTGCTCACATGCTGTCTTGTAAACAATCTAGATGAGGACGGAGACCTGGTGGCCTTTTCCAGTGACGAGGAACTGACCATGGCACTGTCCTATGTGAAGGATGACATCTTCCGTATTTACATTAAAGGTAAAGGCTTATTCTGGAGGCTCCCTGAAGCCGGGTGCTTCTTGCTAAATAAAACCTGCTTGAAGTTCTTGAGCAATCCCCTCTGAGCAGCAGGGAAGGTCCTGGGGTTCTTTAAGAGCTAGACTCTGTCCTCTCTGTGCTTGGCTTGAGAGAGGAGTCCCACAGGGGTTGGGCCTGGGGATCTCTGGGTTCACTCTTGATGCTGCCCCAGCCAGGTGCCACAGGCGGCTTTGGGGATGCAGTGGGGCTTATTTTAATGGGGGGGCAGCACTCCCTGCGGCCTCTTGCTTGCCCGGGCCCCCTGTACTGGGTACCAGGCACAGGACTGGGAGCCTCATGGCAGGTTCTTGGGTCCCCCTGCTGCTGTCACTTGAACAGCCGGGTTGCACACGGACCCCGTGTCTGGAGAGCAGGGCCAGGGGCCCGCTCACTgaaagtccccccacccccccgtggGGATGAGCGGGAACTGTGGAGTCCCACCTTCTggctctctgcccttcctgcagAGAAGAAGGAGTGTCGGCGGGACCACCGCCCCCCGTGTGCTCAGGAGATGCCCCGCGGCCTGGTGCACCCCAACGTGATCTGTGACGGTTGCAATGGGCCGGTGGTAGGGACCCGCTACAAGTGCAGTGTCTGCCCGGACTATGACCTGTGTGCTGCCTGCGAGGGGAAGGGCCTGCACCGGGAGCACAGCAAGCTGGTTCTCCCTGCTGCCTTCGGGCCCTTACCTGAGGTGAGCAGGGCTGCActgcaggcggggtggggggcacggaGGGCCAggggttggaggtgggggagTCCTCTGCTCTGGTGTCACTGggcccctctgttcctccccacccccagggcttCTCTCACAGCCGCTGGCTGCGGAAGCTGAAACACGGGTACTTTGGGTGGCCCGGCTGGGAGATGGGCCCACCAGGGAACTGGAGCCCGCGTCCTCCCCGGGCAGGGGACGCCCGGCCCAGCTCTGCGGCAGAACCAGGTGAGGCTTGCGTCTTCTGGCTTTTGACGGGGGAGGTGGCCAGCTGGCGGCCTGGGGGCCTTCCCCATGTCCTGCAGTCTTGCATGGCTGTGGTGGTGTCCCTTAGCTCACAGAGCCCTGGGGAGTGGGGAGcgtcccctttctcttccttgcaCACATAGAGTGCCCGAGGCTGCTCATTTGCCTGTACTAGCTGAGTGCTCAGCCCTAAACTGCACCCTCatcaagttgtttgttttttttttttttaagattttatttatttatttgacaagcttctgttttttaaagtgagctctacacccagtgtggggtttgaactcccaaccctgagctctgagagttgcatgctctcctgactgaggcGGCCAGGGGCCCCTGCTCAAGTATTCTGGAACACAGTCCGGAAGTGAAGAGCTTTAACATCTGGCTTGTGTTCCAGAATTCTGGATTTTGGTTTTATTCTGATCTTATTAACTTACTGTCTTCTGATGTCCTCTTTCTTTGGAACAAAGGTGGGGATGTTTGAGCTAGAACGTGGTCAGTATTGTAAAGCGCATGTAGCAAATCCCCCGTGGGCTGAGCACCAGGGGCACACAGGAGCCGGGAGCAGGAGAGAGTTTGGGAAGGCTGCCAGGACAAGACCCCCCGGGGATGGGGGGCACCTGTGAGGAAGGTGATAGCATGGTAACAGGTATTGAAGTCtgctttgtacattttttttttttttgcaactgaAGCTGCTGGTCCGTCGGAGGATCCCAGTGTGAATTTCCTTAAGAACGTAGGGGAGAGTGTGGCGGCTGCCCTGAGCCCTCTGGGTAAGTGGTGGCTTCTGTCCTTTGAGAGCAGCAGTGTTTTACTTGGTGAGGGGGTGGCTGGTGGGTTGCTTGTCACCACCTGGGTCGCCGTGGAGGAATGGTGACTTCTGGGCCTTGAGGGCTAGCCAGCATTTGTCGCCTCACGCCACTCTTCACCGTGCGCTGCATCACAGGCCACCCAAAGTTGAATTCCCTGACACTTTCTGGAACTTTCCCTGTGGAGTGAAGTGGAATCTACAAGTGTTAGGTTGGGatgatcccaggagcctctgCTACAGGGCTGGGCCCTGCAGCACTGGGAGTCCACTAGGACTAGGACTTCTGGTTCAAGGGTGCAGTGGACCCGTGATCTCTGACTAGAGTCGTGCTCTACTTTGTGACTGCCATGGCAGCGAGTGTCCAAGTGTGAGCGGATGCTgatgggaaggggaggcaggcctGTTCTTGCCCCCAGCTTGAGGGCATTTCAGCTCCCCCTCCTTTGGGCAGGGACGGTGCTCAGTGGGGACCTCCTGGTGTTGCTCCTCCGTGAAACTGTGTGGACTGCAGTTTCACACTGGAGTTAAAGGCTCTGGAGAGCAAGGAAAAGAACGGatgtttttaatgctttctaGCAGGATAGCAGAGGGGCGGTGACCACGTTCTCATCAGGAGACAAGCTGGTGCTGAAGCCCAGCTGCCACTCGAGATGCTGTGACGGGAGGCATGATTTAGGAGGACGGGAAGCTTCTCTTTGGAAGCTGGTAAATGGCCAGTGGTTCTTAAGGCTGGCTGAGCCTCCGAATCACCAACAAcggggtgttttgtttgtttgttttttggtatgtTTTGGCGTATGGAAACTTACCTAAAATTATTCTGAAGAACAAAGTCTTTCGCTAAAAGAACAAACCAGACAAGCTGTGGAGTCCCAAATCCCATTCTAGATCCAGGTAGGGAATCTTGAAACTGCAGAGTCCAGGTCCACCTTCTGGATTCTGGCAAATTGGTTGTGGGTCAGGCCTAGCAGCTGTGAGTTTCAAAGGCTTGCCAGGGACTTTGAGTTCCACTTGCTGTCCATCGTGAGGCCCATCTGAGTGTGTGGCCTGTTTTAGAACTTGACCCGGATTTCCCACTTGGGACAGAGGGGAATAATTTTGGCCACACTCAGAGGTGTAGGATAAGGGTAAAGGCCTTCTCAGGTCTTGCAGAGCGGATGGGAGTTGCTGTGTACCCACTAGGGAGGAGCCTGAAGCTCTCACACAAGGACAGTTTCAGTACCTATGCCTCTGAATGGTTTCAGTTGAGGAAAGCCACTTGCAGAATTGATTAAACTCAATAGAACTCTGGGTATTTTCCTTCTTAGGAGGTCCTGACAGCTAGGGTGACTCCTATGCTAATGGCCTAGAagggactcttcccttcccagaggGACAGCCTGTAACACCTCCCAGAGGGTGGACTATGAGTGACTCAGCAATTTTAAAGCACCGCCCCAAGGCCTTGTTTGGTAGGTGCCCCGAGAGCCAGCTGAGCAGGTCCGCTGCTGAGGCCCCGGGACCGCTCCCAGCCCGAGTTTGCA
Proteins encoded in this region:
- the SQSTM1 gene encoding sequestosome-1; translated protein: MASLTVKAYLLGKEEASREIRRFSFCFSAEAEAEAEAGGAAGPGPCERLLSRVAALFPVLRPGGFQTHYRDEDGDLVAFSSDEELTMALSYVKDDIFRIYIKEKKECRRDHRPPCAQEMPRGLVHPNVICDGCNGPVVGTRYKCSVCPDYDLCAACEGKGLHREHSKLVLPAAFGPLPEGFSHSRWLRKLKHGYFGWPGWEMGPPGNWSPRPPRAGDARPSSAAEPAAGPSEDPSVNFLKNVGESVAAALSPLGIEVDIDVEHGGKRSRLTPVSPGSSSTEEKCGSQPSSCSSDPSKPDGDPEGVAQSLAEQMDKVALESGLPEEQMESDNCSGGDEDWTHLSSKEVDPSTGELQSLQMPESEGPGSLDSSQEGPTGLKEAALYPHLPPEADPRLIESLSQMLSMGFSDEGGWLTRLLQTKNYDIGAALDTIQYSKHPL